In Brachypodium distachyon strain Bd21 chromosome 2, Brachypodium_distachyon_v3.0, whole genome shotgun sequence, one genomic interval encodes:
- the LOC100822542 gene encoding general transcription and DNA repair factor IIH helicase subunit XPB1 → MAGGDGDRSRAPKRQKSSAPSKAALVDETAEMNYADDFDDDARDGDIEVKKRDFTKLELKPDHVNRPLWACADGRIFLETFSPLYKQAYDFLIAIAEPVCRPESMHEYNLTPHSLYAAVSVGLETTTIISVLSKLSKTKLPREIIDFIHGSTANYGKVKLVLKKNRYFVESPFPEVLKTLLNDEVIARARQSPEDSLGGPSFTVSKTAGEIASGHEDLLDGMELAAATEDKETHSFEIDPSQVENVKQRCLPNALNFPMLEEYDFRNDTVNPDLDMELKPQARPRPYQEKSLSKMFGNGRARSGIIVLPCGAGKSLVGVSAACRIKKSCLCLATNAVSVDQWAFQFKLWSTIRDEHISRFTSDNKEKFRGMAGVVVTTYNMVAFGGKRSEDSEKIIEEIRNREWGLLLMDEVHVVPAHMFRKVISITKSHCKLGLTATLVREDERITDLNFLIGPKLYEANWLDLVKGGFIANVQCAEVWCPMTKEFFAEYLKKENSKKKQVLYVMNPNKFRACEFLIRFHEQQRGDKIIVFADNLFALTAYAMKLRKPMIYGATSHAERTRILYQFKNSPEVNTVFLSKVGDNSIDIPEANVIIQISSHAGSRRQEAQRLGRILRAKGKHQDRMAGGKEEYNAFFYSLVSTDTQEMYYSTKRQQFLIDQGYSFKVITSLPPPDEGPNLSFHTLDEQLDLLGKVLNAGDDMIGVEHLEEDSDGKALLKARRSAGLMSAFSGAGGMVYMEYNTGKGKGAKKNKDPAKRHHLFKKRYT, encoded by the exons atggccggcggcgatg GCGATCGCTCCCGCGCGCCGAAGCGGCAGAAGTCCTCGGCGCCATCAAAGGCGGCTCTGGTTGACGAGACCGCCGAGATGAACTACGCCGATGATTTCGATGACGACGCCCGCGATG GGGAtatcgaggtgaagaagaGGGACTTCACCAAGCTGGAGCTGAAACCGGATCACGTGAACCGGCCGCTGTGGGCCTGCGCCGACGGCCGCATCTTCCTCGAGACCTTCTCGCCTCTTTACAAGCAGGCTTATGATTTCCTCATCGCGATCGCGGAACCTGTTTGCAG GCCAGAATCTATGCATGAATACAATCTAACGCCACACTCATTATATGCCGCGGTCTCAGTTGGACTCGAGACAACAACTATCATTAGTGTCTTGAGTAAGCTCTCGAAGACCAAATTGCCCCGTGAAATAATTGATTTCATCCATGGGTCAACTGCGAATTATGGCAAAGTAAAGCTTGTTCTGAAGAAGAACCGATATTTTGTGGAATCCCCATTCCCTGAG GTTTTGAAGACTCTTCTGAATGATGAAGTCATCGCAAGAGCACGGCAATCTCCTGAG GATTCCCTAGGAGGACCTTCATTTACTGTTAGCAAAACAGCAGGGGAAATAGCTAGTGGCCATGAGGATTTGTTAGATGGAATGGAATTGGCTGCTGCAACTGAAGATAAGGAAACACATTCTTTTGAAATCGATCCATCTCAG GTTGAGAATGTCAAGCAACGGTGCTTACCAAATGCACTAAACTTTCCCATGCTGGAGGAGTATGATTTTAGGAATGACACT GTGAACCCAGATTTGGATATGGAATTAAAACCTCAAGCACGGCCAAGGCCGTATCAAGAAAAGAGCCTCAGTAAGATGTTTGGGAACG GCAGAGCAAGGTCAGGCATTATCGTGCTACCTTGTGGTGCTGGAAAGTCGTTGGTTGGTGTATCTGCAGCATGCCGTATAAAGAAGAGCTGTCTATGCTTGGCCACTAATGCTGTCTCTGTTGATCAATGGGCATTCCAGTTCAAGCTCTGGTCAACTATAAGAGATGAACATATCAGCCGTTTTACATCAGATAACAAGGAGAAATTTCGAGGGATGGCTGGTGTTGTTGTAACTACTTATAACATGGTGGCATTTGGGGGCAAACGGTCTGAAGACTCAGAGAAGATTATTGAAGAAATCCGGAACAGAGAGTGGGGTTTGCTCCTAATGGACGAG gttCATGTTGTCCCTGCACATATGTTCAGAAAGGTTATTAGCATTACTAAGTCTCACTGCAAGCTTGGTCTTACTG CTACGCTTGTGAGAGAGGACGAACGTATTACTGATCTGAATTTTCTAATTGGACCAAAGCTGTATGAAGCAAACTGGCTGGATTTAGTGAAAGGTGGATTTATTGCAAATGTGCAGTGTGCAGAAGTCTGGTGTCCCATGACCAAAGAGTTTTTTGCTGAGTatttgaaaaaggaaaactcaAAGAAGAAGCAG GTACTCTATGTGATGAATCCAAACAAGTTCAGGGCTTGTGAGTTTCTAATTCGATTCCATGAGCAACAACGTGGAGATAAGATAATTGTGTTTGCCGACAATTTGTTTGCACTAACTGCATATGCGATGAAGCTCCGTAAACCAATGATTTATGGTGCCACGAG CCATGCTGAGAGGACGAGAATTTTGTATCAATTCAAGAACAGCCCAGAAGTTAATACTGTTTTCCTCTCTAAG GTGGGTGATAACTCAATTGATATTCCAGAAGCAAATGTCATCATACAAATATCATCTCATGCTGGTTCCCGGCGTCAAGAAGCTCAACGGTTGGGACGTATCCTCAGGGCAAAG GGTAAGCATCAAGATAGGATGGCAGGTGGAAAAGAAGAATACAATGCTTTTTTCTACTCCCTGGTTTCAACTGACACACAG GAGATGTACTACTCAACGAAAAGGCAACAGTTCCTTATCGACCAGGGCTATAGCTTCAAG GTGATCACTAGCTTGCCGCCACCTGACGAAGGACCTAACCTGAGCTTTCACACGCTCGATGAACAACTTGACCTTTTGGGCAAA GTGTTGAATGCAGGGGATGACATGATTGGTGTTGAGCACTTGGAAGAGGATTCTGATGGCAAGGCTCTCCTGAAAGCTCGGCGCTCTGCTGGGTTAATGAGCGCCTTTTCTGGAGCGGGTGGAATGGTCTACATGGAGTACAA CACtgggaaggggaagggagcgaagaagaacaaggacCCAGCAAAGAGGCATCATCTGTTTAAGAAACGCTACACTTAG